The genomic window ttatagttcttaatcttatttaattttaattattattttgttattatatatatgaagtaatataaataaaaaatatactaatATAAATTcctcaaataatatatattatattatttcatagtAACTTTACTATCATCAAAACATTAATAACAtactaattaataattaaatagatcatATAGCTATTTATCATTGTTACTAATATTACAACTTAACAACATTGTTCAACAATAAAATCACTCAATTCATTAGGAAATAATACAATCAATGATGAAAGTTTTTTAATCAAAGAAtatggataaaaaattatattttgtgatgaaattttaatttgcctataaattttcattggaaaaatcatattttcttgTAGTGTAGACAGTAGTAGCAAAAAAAAGTCACATTTGTAACCACACcactataattattattattttttatattttatatttataatttattttacttatattatattattttatttatatttttttatggcctagttgttattaaaaaattttaaaataattattttacctTACTTTTAATTTGGAACTTTAATATAATAACAAAGTGGTCACTTAtggttaaaattttgaataatgaaattattttttcatctcTCGACTTTCAATCAAATATTTGTATTTACAGTGGTCCACTAGCCAACACTTTGTGACTATAAATTCCCCAAATGTGTTAGCACCTTCACTCCGTTGTCTCGTTcgactctctctctctgcacCTCTTCAAGATGCTCTTCTTCCCTTTCTCAAAATCTTGCCCAACTGCAAAACCAGTGTTTCCGAATcttcactcatctctctcagaTTCCTTTTCTGGATCCCAATCTTTCTCTTTCAACCCACAAACTGGATTCAACCTCCGCCCGAAATCTCTCCAAATCAGAGCCATGGAGGCCTCCCTGGACTACCACTTTGGAACCCAACTGCAAACCCATATCAAAACACCAACAAGCCTTAAAATCGCAATCATTGGGTTCGACAACTTCGACCAGTTTCTAGCAAAAACCTTCGTCAGCCAGGGCCACACCGTCCTCGCCCACTCTCGCTCTAACTACTCCAACACGGCTGCTAAGCTCGGCATTTCCTTCTTTAGTGACCCGCACAACCTTTGCGAGGAACACCCAAAAGTGGTGATGCTATGCACCTTGATCCTTTCGACAAAATCCGTGCTCAAATCGATCCCATTTCATAGACTACGGCGTAGCACGCTGTTTGTGGACGCTTTGTCGGTGAAGGAATTTCCCAGAAGCCTATTTCTCGAAATCTTGCCTGAAGAGTTCGATATACTCTATACACACCCAATGTTCGGTCCGGAGAGCGGCAAAAATGGGTGGGTAGGCCTTACTTTTATGTGCGATAAGGTCAGAATTGGAAACGATGATCTTAGAATCTCAAGGTGTGGGAGATTCTTGGATGTTTTTGCAAGAGAAGGGGTGCAAAATGGTAGAGATGAGCTGTGTGTTTAATCAACCATTATAAATCCAAGAACTCTACATAAGAACCTCATGTTAAATCATATAAAGAAATGTGCCTGAACGTTTTATGGAATGCGAACATACTGAATCCAGACTAACCTGAGTCCATTATGGGTGTAGATGAATaaggtatggatcttctaaggctgtAAAGGGCTATCCACCTTTTAGTAATCTCTTTAACGATGCGAGCAAGAGAGAACGGGTTCTGTTCTTTATTCAAAAGATGTGATCATTTGAAGAACAGACACTTAACCTTTATATACCCTCCTatcttagggaccataccctttgggttattgggcctcacgaGTCTTAGCCCATCATCTAAGGCCTGTGATGGCATTGAGCTTTACACATAAGGTTACCCATACTCTAGATCAATCaacaatcatatatatatatatatatatatatatatatatatatatatatatatatagatagctAAATCCTGAACAATGGTTAATATGATGTGAGTCCACATTTattctaacaatctcccacttggaccacaTATATTAACCAACAATGTTCATGATAATACTTCATTGAGCTCATCTTTGCTATCCTATTtaaatatccttaaacaatATGGTCTACTAATTATGCTAACATAGCATCAAAGTGGCCTTCGTTAATCACAATTATAACTAGACCCATCAATgatcacaacattaacaaaattagcaacatggatcaagtatggatgtgtagcatggaaattacatagaatgtgatatttaatatgtctatttccaattggtcctactttatgactaaaaatagtcaaattccactttcaacacttgatgctaaactgcttctgaaagtcatcatttcaatttaGAGTATTCAAAGACAATAGTCTTTAAAAACAAGGTCTGTATAGATAACACAAACATAATAtcacatcaagaaaacaaacacaaaatctaaataTAAACTCCTACTATACTAGCACATCATCAATgtgtacaacacccatatgtgtgacatgctcatgatatactttgggtggcaaacccttagtgagTGGATCCacaatcatggagtttgtgcttatgtgttcaattgatacttgaagactctgaactctttttttcacaaccaagaacttgatgtcaatgtgtttggactttgatgaacttcggttgttcttagaatataattttgcggccttattatcacagttgattctcaatggtttctcaatcccatTAACAATTCACAACTAAGTGATAAAATTCTGCAGCCATATCTCATGGTTTGATGCCTCGTAGCAGACTATGAATTCTacctaacattccaacaatgtacgcaatatccggaTGCATATaaacttgtgcatacatgagacttcctactGTTGAGGCATAGGGAAACCTCTCCATATTCTttttctcaagttcattttttggacattggtgcaaactaaatTTATCGCCTTTTACCACAGGCGTGTCTCCTGGTGCACAATTGCTCATGCCAAACCTTCTTAACACCTTATCGATGATcgtctttcattgatttcatctcatccttcatggcttctatccactttTTAGAGTCAGACctttgtttgacttgactaACTGAAATTGGATCATCTTCCAGACCCATGTGAAACCCATGTTCCTggagatatacaacataatcatatgaaattgtacttctcctttctctagtggatctcctcagtggcacttgtacttgaggttgttgagttacctCTTCATGAACTTGAATTGGTTCCATAACTTGAGTAGGAGGAATCCCAGGCGTGTCTACAATCTCTGGTTGTACATTCTGGATAGTGTCATCAATCATAATATGACCATGTCCAGTTGTAATAATAGGAATACTACTAAATTCCTCTTCAAATACCACCTTTCTTAATGATTTTCtcccacttaactcaacatTCTCAATAAACTTAGCATTGCCCATTTCAAAGAAGGATCTAGTTGAGGGGTCATAAATAATATCATgcatatatgaataaataaaaatttaaacacacacacacacacacacacacacacacacacacacacacacacacacatatatatatatatatatatatatatatatatatatatatgcatgtgagcCTATTACAAGATACCTAGTACAAACATTAATATTCagtatttggaaaaaaatatcaatttgtaATTGGTATccttttacaaaattaattcataaatattgacaataaaaccAAAGCAGTATGCCTATCTTTGGACTGACATATAACAAGTAAGATAAACTTTATATGTCACATATTTATgactactttatttattattatattaaaataatattcctTTGGgccaattattttaaataataataataataacatgtttagatattataaaataaataaattatgtaatATAAGTTACTTTGACAACTAATAtacataattcatttatttaaaaaaatattaaacacaaaTATAGCATAAAAGGATGGGAAAATTTTCCAATCCatcttatataaattaaaaactgAGGGTCCAAGGTTGGACTGCAAAAGAAGGTGGTCCACCATCTCCCTAAAATTCTTGTGCATGTAGCACCAGCATGGTAGCAACATGACTTCTTTTAATAGATTATCAAATAGTCAAAATGTTTACCAAATAtgcaatttaaacaaaaaatatactTTAATAGGGACTTTCAAGCCTAAAACTTTCGCATCCCTCAAAAGGGCAATCCCCAATCCCTTCTTCTATGGTGTCCAGAAATGATCCAACTaggacttaaaaaaaaaaaaaaaaaacattcactCTCCACCAAGTAGCCTTCACATAGACTAAggatcaacaaaattttatcaaGGATTAACAAACCTCTATTACTGAAAGTTCATTGGTGGCAGAATCCAAATTGTCACCCTGCTTGAGTTCAGATACCATATAATAATTTGGTACCCATGCATCATAAACATGGATGCACAATAACCATTTTTATAGCTATCAAGGTATATATGACAATAAACATGTGCATAAATAGACACAACTCAATATGGGAAATATGAAGTGAACCTGGgcatattaataaataatttttatttttatgtttaattttttattttttattttttatttttattttttatcttttcttatcTTATGCAACCCCAAACAACCCAAGGTCGTTTGCAGCCGCGTCACCCTTGGAGTGGCACCAGTAGCGGTGCCGAAGTTGTCCTCGAGCCGCCGATGGCGAAACTCTGTCGCCATCACCGGAATGGTGATTTCCCATCTCCAAACGACGGCGCCACCACTGGAATGACATTGTAACGACATTGCTGGCAAGTGGCCCCACCTGTGGCGTGACGCCGTGACGAGTAGATGGCGTTTGGAGAGCCTGAAAGACGCCTTAACGGTGTCTTAACGGGGCCTGGAAACGACGTTGCAAATGACGCTTGAAACGTGCTTTGAATGGTGCCTGAAGTGGCCTTGAATGCGCAACCAACTGGTGCAGTGAAGCGCGCCTTGAACAACGCCTGGTATGGTGCCTGAAGTGCATCTGAAACGGCGCTCTTCACCGGCATCGGATGACCCTTGAACGACGTCTTAAACGCTTGTAAGGAGGCCTGCAACAACGCCTTcaatacattatatatatatatatatatatatatatatatatatatatatatatatatatatatatatatatactacagCCCAAAAGACCCAAGGTCCCCTGTAACCAAATCATGCGCTCAGCGCCAAACAATGTCGTCGATAGGGGACGGCGCCAAACGATGTCGTCGATAGGGGACGACGCCAAAATGGCGTCTTCGACTGCGTTTTGACTGGAAGTGATGCCAAACGACATCTTTGACTGAAGTGACGCCAAATGGCATCTGGAAACGACGCTTGTAATGGCTTCTAGAATGACGCCTGAATGGCGTCATTGGAATGCCTAAAAACGACGTCTCTTGAATGCCTGAATCAGCACCAAACGATGCCCTTTTCGAGCACCAAACAGGCGACAAAATGGCGCCCCTCACCGGTGTTGCAAGCGTCACCCCCATCACTGGTAGAGGTGCCCAAATGATGCCATTTCCGCGCTGAGGTTCATCTTTATCCTTGTTGACCACAACGCCATTCCCTGCTCTCCCGAAACCCGAATCTCACCCTCCCTAATGGCCTCCGAATCGCCACAGAATTTCACCTCCTAAGTCGTGCCGCGGTTGTTAGTGTCTGGATCTACTCTAGAAGCCACTTCGATAGCGACGCCACCAACGACATGGCTCATTTTCTGGAACGTATGGTGTTCAAGGGCATAGAAAAGAGGTCGGCTAAGGGTTTTAGTGAAGGAAATTGAGAGCATGGCGATCCcttgatgatttaaaaaatcgcaatttcttaatgattttaacatgctgctctgataccaattgtttaATCAACCATTATAAATCCAAGAACTTTACATAGGAATTAGGAATCTCATGTTAAATCATATAAAGAAATGTGCCTGAACATTTTATGGAATACGAACATACTGAATCCAGACTAACCTGAGTCCATTGTGGGTGTAGATGAATAAGGTATGGATCTCTAAGGCTATAGAGGGCTATCCACCTTCTAGTAATCTCTTTGACGATAGGAGCGAGAGAGAACGAGTTTTGTTCTTTATTCAAAAGATGTGATCATCTGAAGAATAGACACTTAACCTTTATGTACCCttctgccttagggaccataccttttgggttattgggcctcacgaGTCTTAAGCCCATCATCTAAGAACCGTGATGGCATTAGACTCTACACATAAGGTGGCCTATACTCTAGATCAATCagcaatcatatatatatatatatatggatagctAAATCTTGAATAATGGTTAATATGATGTGGGTCCACATTTATTTTAACACTGTAGATATCACGACAAGTACTCAGTGGAGTCTTAGTTCATAACCCACACAATGGGGAGGGTTTTAGAGAGGTTCGGGTTATAATCAAGCTCCATTAACACCAAAGGGTATGAAACATTGCTAAAATTGGTGGAGAACACAGCCAAGGACAACTTTGATTTGTACTATGGGTTGTCCATGTACAATAATAATGCCATGGAGTAGCTGGAGAAGTTGGAGTTGGCCTTTCAGTCTCTTAAGAGGGAACTTTTTGGGAATTTGCATTCTCTTTATGGAAGGAAGTTGTTTGAAGGAGAGTGAGAGGAGAGAGACCTAGCGCAAAAGCTGCTCCCTAATAGTGTTTTGGATTCTTGGAAACTTACAACTCTTTAGTTGGTTTGTTTATCATATGGAGGAGTGCAAATGCAATAGAattattgaaaatcaaatttcattctTATGATTTATCATTTGTTTTTACTCTAATGGCTTGGCATGAGAGaattagtaatttttaattaaCAATGAATTGGTAATTGGTTTGAGAGATTTTAAGAAGAAAattggtaaatattttttttgtttaaataatataaaaaatataaggaaagaaaatatttaggttatatttaagaaataatcgataaaaaaaatgaaatagtcctcatatttatgaatttatcccTTATGTTTTGGTTCGGAGAGTAACCAATTTTTGATAGAAGTGTTCTTAACTATTTCaagttttaataatatattataaaatattatttttacaaaaaaaaaataataataataaggacatTTTTATCAATAGGAGGGCAAAAAAAGGATGAAgtgttagatttttaaaattgagtttCCAATGaccattttaataaaataatcttatatttAAATTGAGTTTCTaggaactttttattttttaagtattaaaaatatgaggAACACTTTTTATGATAATTGCTAaacacaattttaattttaaaaaataagaggaaagaaaataaaaaggaaaaatataaagaaaagaaaagatttcaagccaataattttttttttttagactaagactttttttagaaagatatcaaaatataaaattcaccTTCTTCATTTGTTAATGTTGTAAAAGGCAaagttattattaaaataacttaagaaaaaaaaaaaaaaaaaacccctccaTTAATTTATTCATTCGATGTGGGTACAAATCCTCCACTCACATGCCCCTCTTGTAAGACCTTAGAAAGCTAAGATTAGTGGCTTATTCATTGTTCTCCCTTTCCTCTTCTAAAGAGACAGTAAAACattaatctaattaattaattatatatatatatatatatatatatatatatataatatggtATATtgtacaacttttaaaattaattataataaagacattaaaaataacatttgagATGAGGATAATtcaatatgataatattttttttgagcTAATAAGAGAAATATGTATAACCCTATGGGAtacaattatatattaatatggtAAAATcgttcaaaaattaatttttaaattgaattaaatatataaccTCCTTAATATGgcaatttcttttttacttttataacGAACTTTTCTATATATTCAAACCTATTTTGCATATAACAGTTAAATTACTTCACTTCTAAACAATTAGGATATTCGATTTTATTAGATGAGAAATAGGTATCTTaggatataattttaaataagatataatatccttatatattaaatttaatgaatgTTATATCTAagataacatatttaataaaatacattatattatgcttatatttagtttataaaataaataaaaaaacaaagtaaagcatatattattttaaatacttaaaatgaaaattatattgcatttcaatattttctattttagaaaacatgaaaatttgtttcaatatttatgattaaaacatttaaactttgtaaataaaagtttttttattatgttattcaatatatatatatatatatatataatattaaaattattttataaatatttttcagttcttattttttaatcataaatttaattttatactaatttttattttattttattttgcaagatcattaatataaaaaaataaaaattaataaataaatttatgatataagagATATGTATATTCTACATTTTAAGTTtggattaaaatatcatatgtaGTTTGGCACATGGGCACAAAAGGCGACTTGTAGTTGATTGCTTCCCTTCGTATGATCAAAATCTCTAAAAATCCTATTGTTCCACCAAATAGATGTATGCTCGTTTGCTAtcaaatggaaaaggaaaaccTATGGTATATGAATCTGGATATTGTCCACAAAGGAAAACCTTAGGTTGTTCAAGTTTCTCAGGTCTCCTATTTGGCATTCGTCATTATGATCAAAATCTAGATATTGCTATCGAATAAGAGAAACAGCTTATCATCTCCACTGTTCTTATGACTGTGGGAGTTGCAATTGTTAGTTGGATTGCCCTTCCATCATCCTTCACAATCTTCAATTTTGGCTCTCAGAAAGTTGTGAAGAATTGGTAAGGTTTACATTGTTAATTCCTTGGAAAAAATGGATATACATCTACTAACTCAATTTGGGTTTGCAGGCAGCTGTTCTTGTGTGTGGGTGTTGGTCTTTGGGCTGGACTTATTATTGGGTTTGTAACTGAGTATTACACTAGGAATGCATACAGGTATCTATAATCTCACTGAATTCCTGCCTTGTTATAGTCTTCAGCTTTCCTACTCTGATTCTTGTGTTTCTTTTATTTGCAGCCCTGTGCAAGATGTGGCTGATTCCTACAGGACTGGAACTGCCACTAATGTCATCTTTGGCCTTGCTTTGGGATACAAATCTGTCATCATTCCTATTTTTGCTATTGCAGTTAGTATTTTTGTTAGTTTCAGTTTTGCTGCCATGTATGGCATTGCAGTGGCAGCCCTAGGAATGCTGAGTACCATTGCTACTGGGCTTGCTATTGATGCTTATGGTCCCATCAGTGACAATGCGGGAGGAATTGCCGAGATGGCTGGCATGAGCCACAGAATCGAGAGAGAACTGATGCACTTGATGCCGCAGGCAACACCACTGCTGCCATTGGGAAGGTAAATCATATCTGTAGGTTGGTTCTAATGTTGTCATTGAAAAGTGTCTTATCATCACATGCATTATGCAAGGTACAAATCCATGAAGGGTAAGTATCCTTAGCCGAAAGGCTCATCCTATCATGCATATGGCTTTTGACTAGGCCTATAAATTGATGAAactcaatttttgaatttggaatAAAATATCTCAGTATAAATTTTCAGAGTGTGTAGAGGCGTTGTAGTTCATTTTTGTGTTAAACTAATGCCATTCCTATGAGCAGTAAGCCAGAAGGTTCTATTCACAACTTGTAAGTGGTGAGCTGCCTGTTGGTTATCTTAACTAATGTGAAGCAAACTCAGTCCGTACAATGCAGCTTTGCTGTGTAATTTGTTATTGAAATCTAATTGTGTACATTTCTTTTAGCTTCACTTAGCTGTTtgtaacttcattttttatgtttgatttacaTTTGTTCTCAGGGATTTGCAATTGGATCTGCGGCACTCGTGTCTTTGGCACTGTTTGGTGCCTTTGTAAGTCGTGCATCGATCTCAACCGTTGATGTCTTGACTCCAAAGGTCTTCATTGGTTTGCTTGTTGGTGCAATGCTTCCTTACTGGTTCTCAGCCATGACCATGAAGAGTGTGGGAAGTGCAGCTCTTAAGATGGTTGAGGAGGTTCGCAGACAGTTCAACACCATTCCAGGTCTGATGGATTGTTGATGATGATCCCAAAAACTCACTACCTATGTATTGCACACCATACATAAAGCATATATCCAGCTTCTCAAGGACAGGCGGCTGCCCCAAAGGAGGCAAACATGGACATCTTAAGCAAGAGATTGTCAGTTGAGCTAATGATGAACCCATCATCCAATTGGGCCACTCTCTATCACTATAATCGAATATACGTAGAGATTTCAAGTTTGGATGGGGTTGTAGAGCTTCAGCCACACCCTTGGTCCCCTCCTTTCTACCAAATTCCAAATCCAAACGTTGGAGGATTCTTATTCTTCAATTCTGCTTTTTCTGCCTCCCCAACATCTTTCACTTCATCCAACCCTTCAACGGAAAGACGTCCTCTTAGGTTGTTCAAGTTTCTCAGGTCTCCTAGTTGGCATTCATCATTGCCATGACTACTCACAATGAAAACATCGAGTGTCTGAAGAGAGCTTAATCTTCCAATTCCTTTTGGTAAGCCCTCTAGAGTACCATAACTTTCAAGATGCCTCAACTTTTTCTCCACTCCTCCCGTGAAACGCTATGGTACTGAACAATGACCGGCATTGCTCATTGGACAGTTCTCCTAAGGGTTGCTTGTACGTGGTTCCCATGATTGTAGAAACGTTTTCGTTTCGTGTGGTCACCAAAATTCTACTTCCCGGTGCCCCACCCTTGAGAGAACTCTCTACTTGTTCCCACAATTCATAGTTTTCAGTCCAAACATCGTAGCACAAGTAGGAACTTCTTATCGGCAATAAGTGTGCGAATTTTTTGTTGTACAGCTTCCAGCTCATGGAAATCAGAAGACTCTTTCTGGAGGGCTTCAAGAATAGCCCTAGAAATCCTCATTGGGTCAAAAGGATCAGACACACAGACCCACACCCTTTGATGGAAACAGGCCTTCACCTTTTCGTGGTTGTATGCTAATTAAGCAAAAGTTGTTTTGCCGATCCCTCCCATCCCAACTATGGAGATGCTTTCTCGGGAACTCCCAACCAACAGCTTGTCTATTATAATGCCAACATTATACAATTAAGTACCTTTGGagtttcccattttttttcttttaaattagaaacttttatataaatagaTATCTGgtataaaaagtataaatttacttcatattttttaaattcattttaaaaaattttaaattttgagatagtaaattttctttaatatttcaatttgttaaATTATCAGAGttcttatatcttatataaagaaactactattttctaattttataaataaaaaaaaaagcattttataaaactaaaaagtGTATCCAAACAAACACTAAGAGCCTCTTTGGtcatttgatttaaaaacaattttttttgtttttaaataacaaaaaactttttttaaaattctctaACAttgttttatagttattttctgaaaacattttttaaaaacaaagtgaaatagataacaatttttagagaacaaataagagttgttttcaccaatttttaaaaacaaaggaaaacatGAATCCATTTGATCATGTTTTCCGAAacttgtaattaaaaattgtttttaaattaaagaataaaaaaaagttttaaaaaataagtttcaaaaaacatggtCAAATGGACCTTAAGTGACTTGATAATACCTCACATTTATTAGGCAAAGCCCCCTCTAGGAGAAAATTTTTGTTGGAATCATAACCAAGCATTTGAAACCTTTGCATTGAAATTTCAAGAACATCCCACTTCATCCATTAGGTTAACAATAGATATGTCCTTACAACAAATCAGAAGAAACATCATG from Vitis vinifera cultivar Pinot Noir 40024 chromosome 9, ASM3070453v1 includes these protein-coding regions:
- the LOC100253207 gene encoding LOW QUALITY PROTEIN: pyrophosphate-energized vacuolar membrane proton pump 1 (The sequence of the model RefSeq protein was modified relative to this genomic sequence to represent the inferred CDS: inserted 1 base in 1 codon) — encoded protein: MYARLLSNGKGKPMVYESGYCPQRKTLGCSSFSEKQLIISTVLMTVGVAIVSWIALPSSFTIFNFGSQKVVKNWQLFLCVGVGLWAGLIIGFVTEYYTRNAYSPVQDVADSYRTGTATNVIFGLALGYKSVIIPIFAIAVSIFVSFSFAAMYGIAVAALGMLSTIATGLAIDAYGPISDNAGGIAEMAGMSHRXRERTDALDAAGNTTAAIGKGFAIGSAALVSLALFGAFVSRASISTVDVLTPKVFIGLLVGAMLPYWFSAMTMKSVGSAALKMVEEVRRQFNTIPGLMDC
- the LOC100248082 gene encoding arogenate dehydrogenase 1, chloroplastic-like, which codes for MLFFPFSKSCPTAKPVFPNLHSSLSDSFSGSQSFSFNPQTGFNLRPKSLQIRAMEASLDYHFGTQLQTHIKTPTSLKIAIIGFDNFDQFLAKTFVSQGHTVLAHSRSNYSNTAAKLGISFFSDPHNLCEEHPKVVMLCTLILSTKSVLKSIPFHRLRRSTLFVDALSVKEFPRSLFLEILPEEFDILYTHPMFGPESGKNGWVGLTFMCDKVRIGNDDLRISRCGRFLDVFAREGVQNGRDELCV